A single window of Agromyces aureus DNA harbors:
- the rpoZ gene encoding DNA-directed RNA polymerase subunit omega: MAEKLSGIIDPPIDDLLSKVDSKYQLVIFASKRARQINDYYADLHEGSLFDNVGPLVDSSIDDKPLSVAMHEINEDKLVLRPLGE, translated from the coding sequence ATGGCTGAGAAGCTGTCCGGCATCATCGACCCGCCCATCGACGACCTGCTGTCGAAGGTCGACTCGAAGTACCAGCTCGTGATCTTCGCGTCCAAGCGCGCGCGTCAGATCAACGACTACTACGCCGACCTCCACGAGGGCAGCCTGTTCGACAACGTCGGCCCGCTGGTCGACTCGTCGATCGACGACAAGCCCCTCTCGGTGGCGATGCACGAGATCAACGAAGACAAGCTGGTGCTCCGCCCCCTCGGCGAGTAA
- the carB gene encoding carbamoyl-phosphate synthase large subunit, which yields MPKRDDINSVLVIGSGPIVIGQAAEFDYSGTQACRVLRAEGVRVILVNPNPATIMTDPDFADATYIEPITTEIIESIIIKERPDAVLPTLGGQTALNAAIALEEAGILAKHGVELIGAKVEAIRKGEDRQLFKDLVIEAGAGVARSHVAKTLDDAKVFAEDLGYPLVVRPSFTMGGLGSGFAYTEEDLVRIVTQGLHDSPTTEVLLEESILGWKEYELELMRDTADNTVVVCSIENVDPVGVHTGDSITVAPALTLTDREYQNLRDIGIDIIRRVGVDTGGCNIQFAIDPADGRIIVIEMNPRVSRSSALASKATGFPIAKIAAKLAIGYRLDEIPNDITKVTPASFEPTLDYVVVKVPRFAFEKFPAADPTLTTTMKSVGEAMAIGRNYATALQKALRSLEKRGSSFHWGEELRTVDELLEESSTPTDGRIVLVQQALRKGATIEQAFDATKIDPWFLDQIVLINEVADQVAAAENLDTDLLLLAKDHGFSDAQIGQLRGFGEADAREVRHILGIRPVYKTVDTCAGEFPALTPYHYSSYDFETEVAPSDRRKVIILGSGPNRIGQGVEFDYSCVHASFALSDAGFETVMINCNPETVSTDYDTSDRLYFEPLTLEDVLEVIHAESQSGELVGVVVQLGGQTALGLAKGLEAAGVPILGTTPDAIDLAEERGLFAGILETAGLLAPRNGTAIELNGAVQVAEEIGYPVLVRPSYVLGGRGMEIIYDSPSLADYFARIEGQGIVGPTHPLLVDRFLDDAIEIDVDALYDGTDLYIGGVMEHIEEAGIHSGDSSCTLPPVTLGRAEIDRVREATRSIAEGIGVKGLLNVQFAIGAGVLYVLEANPRASRTVPFVSKALGIPLAKAASRIMVGATVAELIAEGMLPAVDGSRVPLDAPVAVKEAVLPFHRFRTKEGLIVDSVLGPEMRSTGEVMGIDRDFPRAFAKSQLAAYGGMPTGGTVFVSVSDRDKRSIILPILRLKQLGFEIAATEGTAEVLRRNGIAAREVLKYSEKTDGDATSVVELIHRGEVDVVVNTPSGRSARADGYEIRAAAVSADVPLFTTIAELSAAVASIDEGGQAFEVTSLQEYAIRREASA from the coding sequence ATGCCCAAGCGCGACGACATCAACAGCGTCCTCGTCATCGGATCCGGTCCGATCGTCATCGGACAGGCAGCCGAGTTCGACTACTCGGGCACCCAGGCGTGCCGAGTGCTCCGCGCCGAGGGGGTGCGCGTCATCCTCGTGAACCCGAACCCGGCCACGATCATGACCGATCCCGACTTCGCCGACGCGACGTACATCGAGCCGATCACGACCGAGATCATCGAGTCGATCATCATCAAGGAGCGGCCCGACGCCGTGCTGCCGACGCTCGGCGGCCAGACGGCGCTGAACGCGGCCATCGCCCTCGAAGAGGCCGGCATCCTCGCCAAGCACGGCGTCGAGCTCATCGGCGCGAAGGTCGAGGCCATCCGCAAGGGTGAAGACCGCCAGCTCTTCAAGGACCTCGTGATCGAGGCCGGCGCGGGCGTCGCCCGCTCGCACGTGGCCAAGACCCTCGACGATGCGAAGGTGTTCGCCGAAGATCTGGGCTACCCCCTCGTGGTGCGTCCCTCGTTCACCATGGGCGGCCTCGGCTCGGGCTTCGCGTACACCGAGGAGGACCTCGTGCGCATCGTCACGCAGGGCCTCCACGACTCGCCCACGACCGAGGTGCTCCTCGAGGAGTCGATCCTCGGCTGGAAGGAGTACGAGCTCGAGCTCATGCGCGACACGGCCGACAACACGGTCGTCGTCTGCTCCATCGAGAACGTCGACCCGGTCGGCGTGCACACCGGCGACTCCATCACCGTCGCACCCGCGCTGACGCTCACCGACCGCGAGTACCAGAACCTGCGCGACATCGGCATCGACATCATCCGTCGGGTCGGCGTCGACACCGGCGGCTGCAACATCCAGTTCGCGATCGACCCGGCCGACGGCCGCATCATCGTGATCGAGATGAACCCGCGCGTGTCGCGTTCGTCGGCGCTCGCGTCGAAGGCGACCGGATTCCCGATCGCGAAGATCGCGGCGAAGCTCGCCATCGGCTACCGGCTCGACGAGATTCCGAACGACATCACCAAGGTGACTCCGGCGAGCTTCGAGCCCACGCTCGACTACGTCGTCGTCAAGGTGCCCCGGTTCGCGTTCGAGAAGTTCCCGGCCGCCGACCCCACGCTCACGACCACCATGAAGTCGGTCGGCGAGGCCATGGCCATCGGCCGCAACTACGCGACCGCGCTGCAGAAGGCGCTCCGGTCGCTCGAGAAGCGCGGTTCGTCGTTCCACTGGGGCGAGGAGCTCCGCACCGTCGACGAGCTCCTCGAGGAGTCGAGCACGCCGACCGACGGCCGCATCGTGCTCGTGCAGCAGGCGCTCCGCAAGGGCGCCACGATCGAGCAGGCGTTCGACGCGACGAAGATCGACCCGTGGTTCCTCGACCAGATCGTGCTGATCAACGAGGTCGCCGACCAGGTCGCCGCCGCCGAGAACCTCGACACCGACCTGCTGCTGCTGGCGAAGGACCACGGGTTCTCCGACGCGCAGATCGGGCAGCTCCGCGGCTTCGGCGAGGCCGACGCGCGCGAGGTGCGCCACATCCTCGGCATCCGCCCGGTGTACAAGACGGTCGACACGTGCGCGGGGGAGTTCCCGGCGCTCACGCCCTACCACTACTCGAGCTACGACTTCGAGACCGAGGTCGCTCCATCCGACCGCCGCAAGGTCATCATCCTCGGCTCGGGCCCGAACCGCATCGGCCAGGGCGTCGAGTTCGACTACTCCTGCGTGCACGCCTCGTTCGCGCTGTCGGATGCCGGCTTCGAGACCGTCATGATCAACTGCAACCCCGAGACCGTCTCGACCGACTACGACACGAGCGACCGGCTCTACTTCGAGCCGCTCACGCTCGAGGACGTGCTCGAGGTCATCCACGCCGAGTCGCAGTCGGGCGAGCTCGTCGGCGTCGTCGTGCAGCTCGGCGGCCAGACCGCACTCGGTCTCGCCAAGGGTCTCGAGGCGGCCGGCGTGCCCATCCTCGGCACGACGCCCGACGCGATCGACCTCGCCGAGGAGCGCGGGCTGTTCGCCGGGATCCTCGAGACGGCCGGTCTGCTCGCGCCGCGCAACGGCACCGCGATCGAGCTCAACGGCGCCGTCCAGGTCGCCGAGGAGATCGGATACCCCGTCCTCGTGCGCCCGAGCTACGTGCTCGGCGGCCGCGGCATGGAGATCATCTACGACTCGCCCTCGCTCGCCGACTACTTCGCGCGCATCGAAGGTCAGGGCATCGTCGGCCCGACGCATCCGCTGCTCGTCGACCGCTTCCTCGACGACGCGATCGAGATCGACGTCGACGCACTGTACGACGGCACGGACCTCTACATCGGCGGCGTCATGGAGCACATCGAGGAGGCCGGCATCCACTCCGGCGACTCGAGCTGCACCCTGCCCCCTGTCACGCTCGGCCGCGCCGAGATCGACCGGGTGCGCGAGGCGACGCGTTCGATCGCCGAGGGCATCGGCGTGAAGGGCCTGCTCAACGTGCAGTTCGCGATCGGCGCCGGGGTGCTCTACGTGCTCGAGGCGAACCCGCGCGCGAGCCGCACCGTGCCGTTCGTCTCCAAGGCCCTCGGCATTCCGCTCGCGAAGGCCGCGTCGCGCATCATGGTCGGTGCGACGGTCGCGGAGCTCATCGCCGAGGGCATGCTGCCCGCGGTCGACGGCTCGCGCGTGCCGCTCGACGCGCCCGTCGCCGTCAAGGAGGCCGTGCTGCCCTTCCACCGCTTCCGCACCAAGGAAGGGCTCATCGTCGACTCGGTGCTCGGCCCCGAGATGCGCTCGACCGGCGAGGTCATGGGCATCGACCGCGACTTCCCGCGGGCGTTCGCGAAGAGCCAGCTCGCCGCGTACGGCGGCATGCCGACCGGCGGCACGGTCTTCGTGTCGGTCTCCGACCGCGACAAGCGCTCGATCATCCTGCCGATCCTGCGCCTGAAGCAGCTCGGCTTCGAGATCGCCGCGACCGAGGGCACGGCCGAGGTGCTTCGCCGCAACGGCATCGCCGCACGCGAGGTGCTGAAGTACAGCGAGAAGACCGACGGCGACGCCACCTCGGTGGTCGAGCTGATCCACCGCGGCGAGGTCGACGTCGTCGTGAACACGCCGAGCGGCCGCTCGGCGCGCGCCGACGGCTACGAGATCCGCGCTGCGGCCGTCTCGGCCGACGTGCCGCTGTTCACGACCATCGCGGAGCTCTCGGCGGCGGTCGCGTCCATCGACGAGGGCGGCCAGGCCTTCGAGGTGACGAGCCTGCAGGAGTACGCGATCCGTCGCGAGGCATCGGCATGA
- the gmk gene encoding guanylate kinase, with the protein MPEQNTRATPPEVDRVAASRAAVAARRARASVKAEIAAGSRSPLDVLRVAFAEAESAEGRLRVTEFLTSIPAIGVTKCARILEELEISTAKRLGGLGRLQRRRLREFVASWVASHGGTGDRLVVLAGPTAVGKGTVASYIRRHHPDVKLSVSATTRAPRPGEVEGESYFFVDDAEFDRMVEAGELLEWATVHNAYRYGTPRGPVEQAIAAGDSVLLEIDIQGARSVRRAMPEATLVFLLPPTWDELVRRLVGRGTESPAEQQRRLETAKVELAAVDEFDHQVVNHDVPEAAQKVVDLMRPRSGRR; encoded by the coding sequence GTGCCTGAGCAGAACACGAGAGCCACCCCGCCCGAGGTCGACCGCGTCGCCGCATCCCGCGCGGCGGTCGCGGCGAGGCGTGCCCGTGCGAGCGTGAAGGCCGAGATCGCCGCGGGCTCGCGGAGCCCGCTCGACGTGCTTCGCGTCGCCTTCGCCGAGGCGGAATCGGCCGAGGGCCGCCTCCGGGTGACCGAGTTCCTGACCTCGATCCCGGCGATCGGCGTCACGAAGTGCGCCAGGATCCTCGAGGAGCTCGAGATCTCGACGGCCAAGCGTCTGGGCGGCCTCGGCCGGCTCCAGCGTCGGCGCCTGCGGGAGTTCGTCGCCTCGTGGGTCGCCTCGCACGGCGGCACGGGCGATCGGCTCGTGGTGCTGGCCGGACCGACGGCCGTCGGCAAGGGCACGGTCGCGTCGTACATCCGCCGCCACCACCCCGACGTCAAGCTGTCGGTGTCGGCGACCACGCGCGCCCCGCGGCCGGGCGAGGTCGAGGGGGAGAGCTACTTCTTCGTCGACGACGCCGAGTTCGATCGCATGGTCGAGGCGGGCGAGCTGCTCGAGTGGGCCACCGTGCACAACGCGTACCGCTACGGCACGCCGCGCGGGCCCGTCGAGCAGGCGATCGCGGCGGGCGACAGCGTGCTGCTCGAGATCGACATCCAGGGTGCGCGGTCGGTTCGACGGGCCATGCCCGAGGCGACGCTCGTGTTCCTGCTCCCCCCGACCTGGGACGAACTGGTGCGCCGACTCGTCGGCCGCGGCACCGAGTCCCCGGCCGAGCAGCAGCGCCGACTCGAGACCGCGAAGGTCGAGCTCGCGGCGGTCGACGAGTTCGATCACCAGGTCGTCAATCACGACGTGCCCGAGGCCGCGCAAAAGGTCGTAGACTTGATGCGGCCCCGTTCAGGGCGGCGTTGA
- the coaBC gene encoding bifunctional phosphopantothenoylcysteine decarboxylase/phosphopantothenate--cysteine ligase CoaBC, translating to MSRLNIVVGITGGIAAYKAVGVVRSLVLAGHDVHVVPTAGALRFVGRPTLEAISRNPVHTDLYEGVAEVRHVAIGQAADLIVIAPATANSIAKLAAGLADDLLGNTVLASEAPIVIAPAMHTEMWLNPATVANVATLRERGVTVVGPAVGQLTGSDSGPGRMEEPDVIVAAALARAEASARRDLAGRRVVVTAGGTREPLDPVRFLGNRSSGKQGVAIAEAARARGAHVTLVAANLEVASPGGCDLREVSTALELQAAVTEAAAGADLVVMAAAVADYRPAAVSESKIKKQPGDDGLTLELVRNPDILAGLGHAPHDGTLLVGFAAETEADDDRLLALGAGKLEAKGADLLVVNRVGWTEGFARDDNRVVIIGNEGVLARAVGSKMSVAHEILDVVAPRLRELRAPGSSGLPSPASG from the coding sequence ATGTCGCGACTCAACATCGTCGTCGGCATCACGGGCGGCATCGCGGCGTACAAGGCGGTCGGCGTCGTCCGATCGCTCGTGCTCGCCGGGCATGACGTGCACGTGGTGCCGACCGCGGGCGCGCTGCGCTTCGTCGGTCGACCCACCCTCGAGGCGATCTCGCGCAACCCGGTTCACACCGACCTGTACGAGGGTGTCGCCGAGGTGCGGCACGTCGCCATCGGCCAGGCGGCCGATCTGATCGTGATCGCCCCGGCCACGGCCAACTCGATCGCGAAGCTCGCCGCGGGCCTCGCCGACGACCTGCTCGGCAACACGGTGCTCGCGAGCGAGGCACCGATCGTGATCGCCCCGGCGATGCACACCGAGATGTGGCTGAACCCCGCGACGGTCGCGAACGTCGCGACGCTCCGTGAGCGCGGGGTCACCGTGGTCGGCCCGGCGGTCGGTCAGCTCACCGGCAGCGACAGCGGCCCCGGCCGCATGGAGGAGCCCGACGTCATCGTCGCCGCCGCACTCGCGCGCGCCGAGGCATCCGCCCGCCGTGATCTCGCCGGGCGACGCGTGGTCGTCACGGCCGGCGGCACGCGCGAGCCGCTCGACCCCGTCCGGTTCCTCGGCAACCGGTCGAGCGGCAAGCAGGGCGTCGCGATCGCCGAGGCCGCGCGTGCCCGCGGCGCGCACGTGACGCTCGTCGCCGCGAACCTCGAGGTCGCCTCGCCCGGCGGCTGCGACCTCCGCGAGGTCTCGACCGCACTCGAACTGCAGGCCGCCGTGACCGAGGCTGCCGCCGGTGCCGACCTCGTCGTGATGGCGGCGGCCGTGGCCGACTACCGGCCCGCGGCGGTCAGCGAGTCCAAGATCAAGAAGCAACCCGGTGATGACGGGCTCACGCTCGAGCTCGTGCGCAACCCCGACATCCTCGCCGGGCTCGGCCATGCGCCGCACGACGGCACGCTCCTCGTGGGCTTCGCAGCAGAGACCGAGGCCGACGACGACCGGCTGCTGGCGCTCGGCGCCGGCAAGCTCGAGGCGAAGGGCGCCGACCTGCTCGTCGTCAATCGCGTCGGCTGGACCGAGGGGTTCGCCCGCGACGACAACCGCGTCGTCATCATCGGCAATGAGGGTGTGCTCGCACGGGCGGTCGGGAGCAAGATGTCGGTGGCGCACGAGATCCTCGATGTCGTCGCGCCTCGTCTGCGCGAGTTGCGGGCGCCCGGTTCGTCCGGGCTCCCTTCGCCCGCATCGGGCTGA
- the pyrF gene encoding orotidine-5'-phosphate decarboxylase, with product MSERIPFGERLASVFAAYGRLCVGLDPHASLLERWGQPDSAEGLREFGLRVIEAAADRVGILKPQIAFFERHGAAGYAVLERLLAEAREAGLLVIADVKRGDIGTTVEAYGESWLRPGSSLEADAMTISAYQGLGSIEQVMVAAETAGKGLFVLAATSNPEAAAIQRAVLQQSSRAGHTVAAAITQGVIGWNQGRPDAASNSFGSVGVVFGATTDLRATGIPTDVEPPRPGLAVLAPGFGHQGAEPGDLRVRFGGYAAGVIANESRSLLSAGPDGLADAIARRADEYGAAGA from the coding sequence ATGAGCGAGCGCATCCCCTTCGGCGAACGCCTCGCCTCCGTCTTCGCCGCCTACGGCCGGCTGTGCGTCGGGCTCGACCCTCACGCCTCGCTCCTCGAGCGGTGGGGTCAGCCCGACTCGGCCGAGGGACTCCGCGAGTTCGGCCTGCGGGTCATCGAGGCCGCAGCGGATCGCGTCGGCATCCTGAAGCCCCAGATCGCGTTCTTCGAGCGCCACGGCGCCGCGGGCTACGCGGTGCTCGAGCGCCTGCTCGCCGAGGCGCGCGAAGCCGGCCTGCTGGTCATCGCCGACGTGAAGCGAGGCGACATCGGCACGACGGTCGAGGCGTACGGCGAGTCCTGGCTCCGCCCCGGCTCGAGCCTCGAAGCCGACGCCATGACGATCAGCGCGTACCAGGGTCTCGGTTCGATCGAGCAGGTCATGGTCGCGGCCGAGACCGCGGGCAAGGGGCTCTTCGTGCTCGCCGCGACCTCGAACCCCGAGGCCGCCGCGATCCAGCGCGCCGTGCTGCAGCAGTCGAGCCGGGCCGGTCACACCGTCGCCGCTGCGATCACGCAGGGCGTCATCGGCTGGAACCAGGGCCGACCGGATGCCGCATCGAACTCGTTCGGCTCCGTCGGCGTCGTGTTCGGCGCGACCACCGACCTGCGCGCGACCGGGATCCCGACCGATGTCGAACCGCCGAGACCCGGACTCGCGGTGCTCGCACCGGGCTTCGGACACCAGGGCGCGGAGCCCGGCGACCTGCGCGTGCGATTCGGCGGCTACGCCGCCGGCGTCATCGCGAACGAATCGCGGTCGCTGCTCTCCGCCGGACCCGACGGGCTCGCCGATGCGATCGCGCGCCGTGCCGACGAGTACGGAGCCGCCGGTGCCTGA